The Solibacillus daqui genome has a segment encoding these proteins:
- a CDS encoding small basic family protein translates to MWLPLLGLIFGVVLGIFTNIQIPSVYENYLSIAVLAALDTMVGGIRAQLQQVYDDKVFISGFFFNILLAAGLAFLGVHIGVDLYLAAIFAFGVRLFQNIAVIRRILLTKLENRRIKKGEN, encoded by the coding sequence TGGTTACCACTTTTAGGGTTGATTTTTGGCGTGGTATTAGGAATTTTTACAAATATTCAAATTCCATCTGTTTATGAAAACTATTTGTCAATTGCAGTACTTGCAGCACTTGATACGATGGTTGGAGGAATTCGTGCTCAATTACAACAGGTTTACGATGATAAAGTTTTTATTTCGGGCTTTTTCTTTAATATACTTTTAGCAGCGGGACTTGCTTTTTTAGGTGTTCATATTGGAGTAGACTTGTATTTAGCGGCAATTTTCGCGTTTGGTGTACGTCTTTTCCAAAATATTGCTGTAATCCGACGAATCTTATTAACAAAATTAGAAAATAGACGAATAAAAAAAGGTGAAAACTAA
- the ftsA gene encoding cell division protein FtsA: MNHQEIYVSLDIGSSSIKVLIGEMSDDQLHVIGVGHVKSTGVRKGAIVDIDATVQSIKKAVDQAERMTGIKIDEVILGVPANQTLLQSVKGVVAVNSENREITDDDLARVIDSAQVMSIPPERELVNLIPKQFIVDNLDEIKDPRGMIGIRLEMDAAMITTSKTLVHNVLRCVERAGLQIREIYLQPLAAGTFALTEDEKNQGTAYIDLGGGSTTIAVFQDGLLTNTAVIPVGGDHITKDLSIVLKTPTEQAEKIKKQYGHAFYDDASDEQLFEVPVVGTDSTDQYSQRYISEIIGVRLEELFELVLDELARMGIQDLPGGIVISGGVAQLEGIAQLARQMMLTRVRIYTPDYIGVREPAFTTSVGLIRHAYADDEFYGHSEPVNAIPYHTQPAPSKKQAANVSERVDSANANKVSVIDRAKNILNKFFD, encoded by the coding sequence TTGAATCATCAAGAAATTTATGTTTCGCTCGATATTGGTTCGTCTTCTATTAAAGTATTAATCGGGGAAATGAGCGATGATCAATTGCACGTAATTGGTGTAGGGCATGTTAAATCAACAGGAGTTCGTAAAGGGGCCATTGTTGATATTGATGCAACCGTACAATCAATTAAAAAAGCGGTAGACCAGGCTGAGCGTATGACGGGTATTAAAATAGATGAAGTAATTCTCGGAGTACCTGCTAACCAAACGCTTTTACAATCTGTAAAAGGTGTGGTAGCAGTAAATAGTGAAAACCGTGAAATCACAGATGATGATTTGGCACGTGTAATAGACTCTGCACAAGTAATGTCTATTCCACCTGAACGAGAGCTAGTAAACTTAATTCCTAAACAATTTATCGTAGACAATTTAGATGAGATTAAAGATCCACGCGGTATGATAGGCATTCGCTTAGAAATGGATGCAGCAATGATTACTACATCGAAAACGCTAGTACATAATGTGTTGCGTTGTGTAGAACGTGCTGGACTCCAAATTCGTGAAATTTATTTGCAACCGTTAGCGGCAGGAACGTTTGCTTTAACGGAAGACGAAAAGAATCAGGGGACGGCATACATCGATTTAGGTGGTGGTTCTACTACAATTGCGGTATTCCAAGATGGATTGTTAACGAATACAGCAGTAATTCCAGTTGGTGGAGATCATATTACAAAAGATTTATCAATCGTTTTAAAGACACCAACAGAGCAAGCTGAAAAAATTAAAAAACAATATGGACATGCCTTTTATGATGATGCTTCTGATGAACAACTATTTGAAGTACCAGTTGTCGGAACAGATTCAACAGATCAATATAGTCAACGCTATATTTCTGAAATCATCGGTGTTCGTTTAGAAGAATTATTTGAACTTGTTTTAGACGAACTTGCTCGCATGGGCATTCAAGATTTACCCGGTGGTATTGTAATTTCAGGTGGGGTAGCACAGTTAGAAGGTATTGCTCAACTCGCACGTCAAATGATGCTAACGCGCGTACGAATTTATACGCCGGATTATATCGGTGTTCGTGAACCAGCATTCACAACTTCAGTTGGATTAATTCGTCATGCATACGCAGATGACGAATTTTATGGACATAGCGAGCCAGTAAATGCGATACCGTATCATACTCAACCAGCTCCTTCTAAAAAGCAAGCTGCTAATGTATCGGAGAGAGTAGATAGCGCTAATGCTAATAAAGTAAGTGTTATTGATCGCGCAAAAAACATATTAAATAAATTTTTCGATTAA
- the ftsZ gene encoding cell division protein FtsZ produces the protein MLEFETGMDQLAVIKVIGVGGGGNNAVNRMIEHGVQGVDFIAVNTDSQALNLSKAEYKLQIGGKLTRGLGAGANPEVGKKAAEESREQLEEVLRGADMVFVTAGMGGGTGTGAAPVIASIARDLGALTVGVVTRPFTFEGRKRQTQAIGGISTMKEAVDTLIVIPNDKLLQIVDKSTPMLEAFREADNVLRQGVQGISDLIATPGLINLDFADVKTIMSDKGSALMGIGIASGENRAVEAAKKAISSPLLETSIDGAKGVIMNITGGVNLSLYEVQEAADIVQLASDEEVNMIFGSVINDNLNDEIIVTVIATGFSDDFIAPKPQPVRPSLGARQQAATHQTPQPQPSTRAQESVQQEVPRQQQQTNYQQEEALDIPTFLRNRRNR, from the coding sequence ATGTTAGAATTTGAAACGGGTATGGACCAACTAGCCGTAATTAAAGTAATCGGCGTTGGTGGTGGCGGTAATAACGCTGTTAACCGTATGATTGAACATGGTGTTCAAGGTGTAGATTTTATCGCTGTAAACACAGATTCACAAGCTTTGAACTTATCAAAAGCTGAATATAAATTACAAATTGGTGGGAAATTAACGCGTGGTCTTGGCGCTGGTGCAAACCCTGAAGTAGGTAAAAAAGCAGCAGAAGAAAGCCGTGAGCAATTAGAAGAAGTATTACGAGGTGCCGATATGGTATTCGTCACTGCTGGTATGGGTGGCGGTACTGGAACTGGTGCTGCGCCTGTAATCGCTTCTATTGCACGTGATTTAGGCGCATTAACTGTAGGGGTTGTAACACGTCCATTTACATTTGAAGGTCGTAAACGTCAAACTCAAGCGATTGGTGGCATTTCTACAATGAAGGAAGCCGTAGATACACTAATTGTTATTCCAAATGATAAGTTATTACAAATCGTTGATAAATCTACACCGATGTTAGAAGCGTTCCGTGAAGCGGATAACGTTTTACGTCAAGGTGTACAAGGTATTTCAGATTTAATCGCAACACCTGGTTTAATCAACCTTGACTTTGCCGATGTAAAAACGATTATGTCTGATAAAGGTTCAGCATTAATGGGAATCGGTATTGCTTCAGGTGAAAATCGCGCTGTAGAAGCAGCGAAAAAAGCTATTTCATCTCCACTTTTAGAAACATCAATTGATGGTGCTAAAGGGGTTATTATGAACATTACTGGTGGCGTAAACTTAAGTCTTTACGAAGTACAAGAGGCAGCAGATATCGTTCAATTAGCTTCTGATGAAGAAGTGAATATGATTTTCGGTTCGGTAATTAATGACAACTTAAATGACGAAATTATTGTAACGGTTATTGCGACAGGTTTCTCTGATGATTTCATTGCGCCAAAACCACAGCCAGTTCGTCCGTCGTTAGGTGCACGTCAGCAAGCTGCGACGCATCAAACACCTCAACCACAGCCATCTACTCGTGCTCAAGAATCAGTACAACAAGAGGTTCCACGTCAGCAACAACAAACGAACTATCAACAAGAAGAAGCTTTAGACATTCCAACATTCTTACGTAATCGTCGTAATCGATAA
- a CDS encoding sigma-E processing peptidase SpoIIGA, with the protein MYAEWILLFNFLVNVALLKFIEAMTSSTIPIWRLVVSAFSSALIAIVFYGHILSIFFCFIVLIGIAYSFRFTALLLYGRWLVVATLLVGGLLTALQPLLSLDAFFVYILLCVGIVCSSLLAFKLGWMKKLQQIVQQRFITPCTAQFLHEQWELVAYIDTGNECVEPISRAPVHFIAFDAVQTSMTPELRNGLLAWDEAQPYKLSMFAEQHQKYIRMVAISTVQKTTTFVPAFRMTLTIHEHTYVNHYVVFTKSATKFPQSAHLIAHVSVLTNS; encoded by the coding sequence ATGTATGCAGAGTGGATACTGTTATTTAATTTTCTTGTAAATGTGGCGCTTTTAAAATTCATAGAAGCAATGACTTCTTCAACGATTCCGATATGGAGATTAGTAGTAAGTGCATTTAGTAGTGCGCTCATTGCGATCGTATTTTATGGTCATATACTTAGCATCTTCTTTTGCTTTATTGTGCTTATTGGTATTGCGTATTCTTTTCGCTTCACAGCACTTTTACTGTATGGTCGCTGGCTTGTTGTAGCGACGCTATTAGTAGGCGGCTTATTAACAGCGTTGCAACCCTTATTAAGTTTAGATGCATTTTTTGTATATATTTTGCTGTGTGTTGGCATAGTATGTAGTAGTTTACTAGCATTTAAACTTGGTTGGATGAAAAAGCTACAACAAATTGTGCAGCAACGATTTATTACACCATGTACCGCACAGTTTCTTCATGAACAATGGGAGCTCGTTGCCTACATCGATACGGGCAACGAATGCGTAGAACCAATTAGCCGAGCACCTGTTCATTTTATCGCATTTGATGCGGTGCAAACATCAATGACACCTGAGTTAAGAAATGGGTTACTTGCTTGGGATGAGGCGCAGCCATATAAGTTGTCAATGTTTGCAGAACAGCATCAAAAATACATTCGAATGGTGGCCATTTCAACTGTACAAAAAACGACGACATTTGTTCCAGCATTTCGCATGACGCTTACAATTCACGAACACACTTATGTGAATCATTATGTTGTTTTTACGAAAAGTGCGACAAAGTTTCCACAAAGTGCACATCTAATTGCACATGTTTCTGTTCTAACCAATTCATAA
- the sigE gene encoding RNA polymerase sporulation sigma factor SigE — translation MLQKLKSWIVKLFSYFTKKGTYYIGGHDSLPIPLTREEEVVVVEAFMNGDLHARDMLIERNLRLVVYIARRFDNTTTPIEDLISIGSIGLIKAIETFNLDKNIKLATYASRCIENEILMHLRKTSRMKGEVSFDEPLNADADGNELLLSDILGTEEHIITMDVERKIERQHMFMAINQLTPREKYIMECRFGLNGKEEMTQKEVADHLGISQSYISRLEKKIILDLREYLNEPIA, via the coding sequence TTGTTACAAAAACTAAAATCATGGATTGTTAAACTATTTAGCTATTTTACGAAAAAAGGGACATACTATATAGGAGGACATGATTCATTGCCAATTCCATTAACACGAGAAGAAGAAGTTGTTGTCGTTGAAGCTTTTATGAATGGGGACTTACACGCGAGAGATATGCTGATAGAACGTAATTTACGTTTAGTTGTTTATATTGCAAGACGTTTTGATAATACAACGACACCAATCGAGGATTTAATAAGCATTGGTTCGATCGGGCTAATTAAAGCAATTGAAACTTTTAATTTAGACAAAAATATTAAGTTAGCGACTTACGCATCTCGCTGCATTGAAAATGAAATTTTAATGCATTTACGTAAGACAAGCCGCATGAAGGGGGAAGTGTCTTTTGACGAACCGCTCAATGCTGATGCAGATGGCAATGAATTATTACTGTCCGACATTTTAGGGACAGAAGAACATATAATTACAATGGATGTTGAACGAAAAATTGAACGCCAGCATATGTTTATGGCGATCAATCAATTAACACCACGTGAAAAATATATTATGGAGTGTCGCTTTGGTTTAAATGGCAAAGAAGAAATGACACAAAAGGAAGTGGCGGATCACTTAGGTATTTCTCAGTCATATATTTCGCGTTTAGAAAAGAAAATTATTTTAGATTTACGTGAATATTTAAATGAACCTATTGCGTAA
- the sigG gene encoding RNA polymerase sporulation sigma factor SigG, giving the protein MRTKVELCGVDTSTLPVLKPEEMKQLFIRLQQGELYVRDELVFCNLRLVLSIVGRYAYRGEQADDLFQVGCIGLLKAIDNFDLKHNVRFSTYAVPMIMGEIRRHLRDHHALRVSRSLRDIAYKAMQAKERYIAEHLREPTIEQLAQEIEMKKEDVLFALDAIQDPMSLQEPIYSDGGDAIYMMDQIRDKVTEEQWVGTISLQESMKRLNSRQKMIIEKRFFLGETQTEIAQSLGISQAQISRLEKSAVELLQRDFR; this is encoded by the coding sequence ATGCGGACGAAAGTAGAATTATGTGGTGTTGATACTTCAACCTTACCAGTTTTAAAACCGGAGGAAATGAAGCAATTATTTATTCGATTACAACAAGGAGAGCTGTATGTACGTGACGAGCTTGTCTTTTGTAATTTACGGCTTGTGTTAAGTATTGTAGGACGTTATGCGTATCGGGGAGAACAGGCAGATGATTTGTTCCAGGTGGGCTGTATTGGCTTATTGAAGGCGATTGATAACTTTGATTTAAAGCATAATGTGCGTTTTTCAACGTACGCAGTGCCGATGATTATGGGGGAAATTCGCCGCCATTTACGTGACCATCATGCTTTACGTGTATCACGTTCACTACGAGATATTGCATATAAGGCGATGCAAGCAAAGGAACGTTATATTGCTGAGCATTTACGTGAACCGACAATTGAGCAGCTAGCACAGGAAATTGAGATGAAAAAAGAGGATGTGCTATTTGCACTTGATGCGATTCAAGATCCGATGTCGCTGCAAGAACCGATTTACTCGGATGGCGGCGATGCCATCTATATGATGGATCAAATTAGAGATAAAGTAACCGAAGAACAATGGGTAGGTACGATTTCGCTACAAGAGAGCATGAAGCGTTTGAATAGTCGCCAAAAGATGATTATTGAAAAACGATTTTTCCTCGGCGAAACACAAACTGAAATTGCTCAAAGCTTAGGGATATCACAAGCACAAATTTCTAGATTAGAAAAAAGCGCGGTTGAATTATTACAGCGTGATTTTCGTTAA
- a CDS encoding PRC-barrel domain-containing protein: MRFSSVQEKEIIDSVSGKFIGYIVDAEIDEARGEIVALIISAPKKFYHLFQGEETVKKIAFSHILTVGKDVILVKTHDE; this comes from the coding sequence ATGAGATTTTCTTCTGTACAGGAAAAGGAGATTATTGATTCTGTTAGTGGGAAATTTATCGGGTATATTGTAGATGCAGAAATTGACGAGGCGCGTGGAGAAATAGTAGCACTAATTATTTCTGCACCAAAAAAGTTTTACCACTTATTTCAAGGGGAAGAGACAGTTAAGAAGATAGCCTTTAGTCATATACTCACAGTAGGAAAAGATGTTATTTTAGTGAAAACGCATGATGAATAG
- a CDS encoding YggS family pyridoxal phosphate-dependent enzyme: MAKIENNLEVIQQHIEQAKQRGKVQQQVNIIAVTKEVDVARTKEAIAAGLTHLGENRPEGLATKLQTINAKVLWHYIGSLQTRKVKQVIDQIDYLHSLDRLSLAQEIEKRASKKVKCFVQVNVSGEDSKHGLTNEQTIEFVKQLEQFSKIEVVGLMTMAPFTEDETVIRNVFKQLKQLQQQVSELNIPNVPCTELSMGMSNDYEIAVEEGATFVRIGTALVG; this comes from the coding sequence GTGGCTAAAATCGAAAACAATCTAGAAGTTATTCAACAACATATAGAACAGGCAAAGCAACGTGGAAAAGTACAGCAGCAGGTAAATATTATCGCTGTGACAAAAGAGGTAGATGTAGCGCGCACGAAAGAGGCTATTGCTGCCGGCTTAACTCATTTAGGGGAAAACCGTCCAGAAGGTCTCGCAACTAAATTACAAACAATTAATGCAAAAGTTTTGTGGCATTATATCGGTTCATTACAAACTAGAAAAGTAAAGCAAGTAATCGACCAAATTGATTACTTGCATTCATTGGATCGTTTAAGTTTAGCACAGGAAATTGAAAAAAGAGCTTCAAAAAAAGTGAAATGTTTTGTACAGGTAAATGTTTCGGGTGAAGATTCAAAGCATGGCCTAACGAATGAGCAAACAATAGAATTTGTAAAACAATTAGAGCAATTTTCGAAGATTGAAGTAGTTGGCTTAATGACAATGGCTCCTTTTACTGAAGATGAAACCGTCATTCGTAATGTGTTTAAACAATTAAAACAATTGCAACAACAAGTGTCCGAGTTAAACATTCCGAACGTACCTTGTACAGAGCTTTCGATGGGGATGTCAAATGACTATGAAATTGCAGTCGAGGAAGGCGCAACATTTGTCAGAATAGGAACGGCTCTTGTTGGCTAA
- a CDS encoding cell division protein SepF → MSIKNIFDKFFYLEDIEEDQAPAQAQATPSKQVPKATPQEAYYQEAVQKQQTQVIQNRMKKERKVTQQRNEVIMQPNIQNSNNVVSLQAAASSKNSKLVLIEPRVYAEAQDIAEHLKQRRATVVNLQRIDRDQGKRIIDFLSGTVYALGGDIQRIGNDIFLCTPENVEVSGEISNLTFE, encoded by the coding sequence ATGAGCATTAAAAATATTTTTGATAAATTCTTTTATTTAGAAGACATCGAAGAAGATCAAGCTCCGGCTCAAGCGCAAGCAACGCCATCAAAGCAAGTTCCTAAAGCGACACCACAAGAAGCATATTATCAAGAGGCAGTTCAAAAACAACAAACACAGGTGATTCAAAACCGTATGAAGAAAGAACGAAAAGTAACTCAACAGCGTAATGAAGTAATTATGCAACCTAACATTCAAAATAGTAATAATGTTGTAAGCCTTCAAGCTGCAGCATCATCTAAAAATTCAAAACTAGTATTAATAGAGCCACGTGTTTATGCAGAGGCGCAAGATATAGCTGAGCATTTAAAGCAAAGACGTGCAACAGTTGTGAATTTACAGCGCATTGACCGCGATCAAGGAAAGCGAATTATCGACTTTTTAAGCGGAACAGTATACGCTTTAGGTGGAGATATTCAACGTATCGGTAATGACATTTTCTTATGCACACCAGAAAACGTAGAAGTATCCGGAGAAATTTCGAATTTAACATTCGAATAA
- a CDS encoding YggT family protein: protein MIIFGVISTVFLVYRYMLIGYILMSWVPALQESAVGRFLEQVCEPYLGFFRKFIPPIGMIDISPIVGLFVLYFIERGVFNVLSFLL from the coding sequence ATGATTATTTTTGGAGTTATTAGTACAGTATTTCTTGTTTATCGATATATGCTGATTGGTTACATATTAATGTCTTGGGTGCCAGCGCTACAAGAATCTGCAGTTGGTCGTTTCCTAGAGCAAGTATGTGAACCATATTTAGGCTTTTTCCGTAAGTTTATCCCACCAATTGGCATGATTGATATTTCACCGATTGTTGGTTTATTCGTGCTATATTTCATTGAGCGCGGCGTCTTTAATGTTCTAAGTTTTTTACTATAA
- a CDS encoding RNA-binding protein — MEHLIQHFRKDEQPFIEQVVGWQREVEDRYAPKLTDFLDPRQRYIVESVIGQNADLLIFTAGAFEEAERKRMLIAPSYFEPTEDDFQIGVYAINYPAKFVQLRHPDVLGALLSIGLDRSKFGDIRLAENTVQFALASEISDYVRANLSGIGKVKVHVEQVNLTTSLIQNEEQWVENSYTVSSMRLDVVLATVASISRQKSQNLITAGKVKVNWTVREAVAFELQEGDIVSARGFGRMKVIMTEGRTKKDKIRLQVGRLEQKA; from the coding sequence ATGGAGCATTTAATACAGCATTTTCGTAAAGATGAGCAGCCATTTATCGAACAAGTTGTCGGTTGGCAACGCGAGGTAGAGGACCGTTATGCTCCAAAACTAACGGATTTTTTAGATCCAAGGCAGCGCTATATTGTCGAATCGGTAATTGGTCAAAATGCCGACCTTCTTATTTTTACGGCAGGTGCCTTTGAAGAAGCAGAACGCAAGCGTATGCTCATTGCCCCATCCTATTTTGAACCAACAGAAGACGATTTTCAAATTGGTGTCTATGCGATAAACTATCCTGCAAAGTTTGTACAATTACGTCATCCTGATGTTCTCGGAGCATTATTGTCAATTGGATTAGACCGTAGTAAGTTTGGGGATATTCGCTTGGCAGAAAATACAGTGCAATTTGCTTTAGCATCTGAAATTTCTGATTATGTACGTGCTAATCTATCGGGTATTGGGAAAGTGAAGGTACATGTTGAACAAGTCAATTTAACAACCTCGCTTATTCAAAATGAGGAACAGTGGGTTGAAAATTCTTATACGGTGTCTTCTATGCGTTTAGATGTTGTCTTAGCAACTGTAGCTAGTATTTCACGTCAAAAATCACAAAATTTGATAACGGCAGGCAAAGTAAAAGTAAACTGGACTGTGCGTGAAGCAGTGGCATTTGAGTTACAAGAGGGCGATATTGTATCAGCAAGAGGATTCGGTCGCATGAAGGTTATTATGACAGAAGGACGTACAAAAAAAGATAAAATACGCTTACAAGTAGGACGTTTAGAGCAAAAAGCATAG
- a CDS encoding DivIVA domain-containing protein — protein sequence MPLSPLDIHNKEFTRGFRGYAEDEVNEFLDQVIKDYEIILREKKELEDQVQTMIEKMNHYNSLEDTLQKSIVVAQEAADEVRRNSQKEAKLIVKEAEKNADRIINDALTKARKVTIEIDELKKQSKVFRNRFKMLVEAQLDLLNTGDWDHLLEYEVDLTDIQDQHRSDEAEAASTDSTPSY from the coding sequence ATGCCATTATCACCTCTTGATATACATAATAAAGAATTTACACGTGGCTTCCGTGGCTATGCAGAAGACGAGGTAAACGAATTTTTAGATCAAGTAATCAAAGACTATGAAATTATTTTGCGTGAGAAGAAAGAGCTAGAAGATCAAGTACAAACAATGATCGAAAAAATGAATCATTACAATTCATTGGAAGATACATTGCAAAAATCAATCGTTGTCGCGCAAGAGGCTGCTGATGAGGTACGTCGCAACTCTCAAAAAGAAGCAAAATTAATAGTTAAAGAGGCAGAAAAAAATGCTGATCGTATTATTAACGATGCATTAACAAAAGCCCGAAAAGTAACAATTGAAATTGACGAATTAAAAAAGCAATCGAAAGTGTTCCGCAACCGCTTCAAAATGTTAGTAGAAGCACAATTGGATTTATTAAATACAGGCGATTGGGATCATTTATTAGAATATGAAGTAGATTTAACAGATATTCAAGACCAGCACCGTTCCGATGAAGCTGAAGCTGCGTCAACAGATAGTACTCCATCCTATTAA